In a genomic window of Amycolatopsis japonica:
- the rpsI gene encoding 30S ribosomal protein S9: protein MTSTETEAVEAVETAGTPADAVATSETPAAPRPSRAAGGNAQTVGRRKEAVVRVRVVPGTGEFKLNGRTLEEYFPNKVHQQLIREPLVTVDKPDSFDIFANLHGGGISGQAGALRLAIARALVEVDADDRPALKKAGFLTRDARATERKKYGLKKARKAPQYSKR from the coding sequence GTGACCAGCACCGAGACCGAGGCCGTCGAGGCTGTCGAGACCGCGGGGACCCCGGCCGACGCCGTCGCGACCAGCGAAACCCCCGCCGCCCCGCGCCCGTCGCGTGCCGCCGGTGGCAACGCCCAGACCGTCGGCCGCCGCAAGGAAGCCGTCGTCCGGGTCCGCGTCGTTCCCGGTACCGGTGAGTTCAAGCTCAACGGCCGCACGCTCGAAGAGTACTTCCCGAACAAGGTGCACCAGCAGCTCATCCGTGAGCCGCTGGTGACGGTCGACAAGCCCGACTCGTTCGACATCTTCGCCAACCTGCACGGTGGCGGGATCTCGGGCCAGGCCGGCGCGCTCCGTCTCGCGATCGCCCGTGCGCTCGTCGAGGTCGACGCCGACGACCGCCCGGCGCTGAAGAAGGCCGGCTTCCTGACCCGTGACGCCCGCGCCACGGAGCGGAAGAAGTACGGCCTCAAGAAGGCCCGTAAGGCTCCGCAGTACAGCAAGCGCTGA
- a CDS encoding cytochrome P450 family protein, with product MDDFFVLDDPADRVKALRDRELSSNPGGAAAETPNLLLMDGADHRRLRAVVKEVIALVEPLPEAVLTDLRSAISPLKSLRRFDLVADFARPAAARVTEAVLGTVEPLGEKLLTNLSETAANLDVWSGGPAGADTAALRVAMFFLKATAVEGGGLALLREAHKAGRITEDELMITPVMLAHAAYENSMNFLALAGLELLRRPDVLDDVRGLIHSVAPTRFAARRVTTPFSLAGKDFTTGDKLAIPLGPDAELAFGLGRHTCPGSRVAVAEGEAALRALAEILTPDHVAEDVRYKTHAVFHGVERAIVTLRT from the coding sequence GTGGACGACTTCTTCGTGCTGGACGATCCGGCGGATCGCGTCAAGGCCCTGCGCGACCGCGAGCTCAGCTCGAACCCGGGCGGCGCCGCGGCCGAGACGCCGAACCTCCTGCTGATGGACGGCGCGGACCACCGGCGGCTGCGCGCGGTCGTCAAGGAGGTCATCGCCCTGGTGGAGCCGCTCCCGGAGGCGGTGCTCACCGACCTCCGGAGCGCGATTAGCCCGCTAAAGTCGCTCCGGCGGTTCGATCTCGTGGCCGATTTCGCCAGGCCCGCGGCGGCCAGGGTGACGGAGGCGGTGCTCGGCACGGTCGAGCCACTCGGCGAGAAGCTGCTGACGAACCTTTCGGAGACCGCCGCGAACCTGGACGTCTGGTCGGGCGGGCCCGCCGGAGCCGACACCGCCGCGCTGAGGGTCGCGATGTTCTTCCTGAAGGCGACGGCCGTCGAAGGCGGCGGGCTGGCGCTGCTCCGCGAAGCACACAAAGCGGGCCGGATCACCGAGGACGAGCTGATGATCACGCCGGTGATGCTCGCCCACGCGGCGTACGAGAACTCCATGAACTTCCTCGCCCTCGCCGGCCTCGAACTCCTACGCCGCCCCGACGTTCTCGACGACGTACGCGGCCTGATCCACTCAGTCGCCCCGACCCGCTTCGCCGCTCGACGCGTGACCACGCCGTTCTCCTTGGCGGGCAAGGACTTCACGACCGGGGACAAACTGGCCATCCCGCTGGGCCCCGACGCCGAGCTCGCCTTCGGCCTCGGCAGGCACACCTGTCCCGGCTCGCGGGTCGCGGTCGCCGAGGGCGAAGCCGCGCTTCGCGCCCTCGCCGAGATCCTGACTCCCGACCATGTCGCCGAAGACGTGCGATACAAGACGCACGCCGTCTTCCACGGCGTCGAGCGGGCCATCGTCACGCTGCGGACCTGA
- a CDS encoding acyl carrier protein yields the protein MAADGSEYVDEIKALVCETFDVDPETIDENTPFAEMGVDSRRRVRLLATVEVEFGVDLDLDELDRLVDIRGAATVLAEAVEAGAKPRKRGLPGFLRRNRLS from the coding sequence ATGGCAGCTGACGGGAGCGAGTACGTCGACGAGATCAAGGCCCTCGTCTGCGAGACCTTCGACGTCGATCCGGAGACCATCGACGAGAACACGCCCTTCGCCGAAATGGGGGTCGACTCCCGGCGCCGCGTCCGGCTCCTGGCGACCGTCGAGGTGGAGTTCGGTGTCGACCTCGACCTCGACGAGCTGGACCGCCTGGTCGACATCCGGGGCGCGGCGACCGTGCTCGCCGAGGCCGTCGAGGCGGGTGCGAAACCGCGAAAACGCGGTCTACCAGGCTTCTTGCGCCGAAATCGTTTGAGTTAG
- a CDS encoding WXG100 family type VII secretion target → MAGGFTGTVEQFTQSEKRVTEVRVSMDQNLSKLRDNIEATRAGWTGDASIAFNNVMKRFDEAGRGLNQALQNIGDLLEQAGSKYNATEQQQQELIKSVNQGFGVLG, encoded by the coding sequence ATGGCTGGCGGATTTACCGGGACAGTTGAGCAGTTCACTCAGTCCGAGAAGCGCGTGACCGAGGTCCGCGTTTCGATGGACCAGAACCTGAGCAAGCTTCGCGACAACATCGAGGCCACCCGCGCGGGCTGGACCGGTGACGCTTCGATCGCGTTCAACAACGTGATGAAGCGCTTCGACGAGGCGGGCCGTGGGCTCAACCAGGCCCTCCAGAACATCGGTGACCTGCTCGAGCAGGCCGGTTCGAAGTACAACGCGACCGAGCAGCAGCAGCAGGAGCTCATCAAGTCGGTCAACCAGGGCTTCGGCGTCCTCGGCTGA
- the rplM gene encoding 50S ribosomal protein L13 gives MPTYSPKPGDVTRAWHVIDAEDVVLGRLATEVATLLRGKHKPTYAPHVDTGDFVIIVNAEKVALTGNKREQKFAYRHSGYPGGLRKRSFGELLDTKPEHLLEKVVKGMLPKNKLGRAQAKKLKVYAGAEHPHAAQQPQAREITKIAQVAK, from the coding sequence TTGCCCACGTACAGCCCCAAGCCCGGCGACGTCACTCGTGCCTGGCACGTGATCGACGCCGAGGATGTCGTGCTCGGCCGGCTCGCGACCGAGGTCGCCACGCTGCTGCGCGGCAAGCACAAGCCGACCTACGCCCCGCACGTGGACACCGGTGACTTCGTCATCATCGTCAACGCCGAGAAGGTCGCGCTCACCGGTAACAAGCGCGAGCAGAAGTTCGCGTACCGGCACAGCGGTTACCCCGGTGGTCTGCGGAAGCGCTCCTTCGGCGAGCTGCTCGACACCAAGCCCGAGCACCTGCTCGAGAAGGTCGTCAAGGGCATGCTCCCGAAGAACAAGCTCGGCCGCGCCCAGGCGAAGAAGCTCAAGGTCTACGCCGGCGCCGAGCACCCGCACGCCGCGCAGCAGCCGCAGGCGCGCGAGATCACCAAGATCGCGCAGGTCGCGAAGTGA
- the glmM gene encoding phosphoglucosamine mutase, translating to MARLFGTDGVRGLANEELTPELALSLAASAARVLAAHDRSHRPVAVVGRDPRASGEMLEAAVVAGLTSAGADVLRLGVLPTPAVAYLVGALEADLGVMISASHNPMPDNGIKLFAAGGHKLPDGIEDEIEAGLAAPVTRPTGIGVGRVKDVPDAGDRYVEHLLSATPHSLEGLRVVVDCANGASSFAAPDVYRKAGAEVIAIHADPDGVNINEHCGSNHPDALRAAVVEHGADLGIAHDGDADRCVAVDAAGELIDGDQIMAVLALALAETGELTKNTLVATVMSNLGLHLAMRAHGIDLVTTAVGDRYVLEELRASGFALGGEQSGHVVLPAYATTGDGLLTALRVMSRMASTGKSLADLAAVMNRLPQVLVNVPVADKAAVAVSAAVRDAVGAVEAELGEEGRVLLRPSGTEQLVRVMVEAPAHDTAQAAADRLAGVVSSAS from the coding sequence ATGGCTCGTCTATTCGGTACCGACGGCGTACGTGGCCTCGCCAACGAGGAGCTGACCCCGGAGCTGGCGCTCTCGCTCGCCGCCAGCGCCGCCCGCGTCCTCGCCGCCCACGACCGCTCGCACCGCCCGGTCGCGGTCGTCGGCCGTGACCCGCGCGCCAGCGGCGAGATGCTCGAGGCAGCCGTCGTGGCGGGCCTCACGTCCGCCGGCGCCGACGTGCTCCGCCTCGGCGTCCTCCCGACGCCCGCCGTCGCGTATCTGGTCGGCGCGCTCGAAGCCGACCTCGGCGTGATGATCTCCGCCTCCCACAACCCGATGCCCGACAACGGCATCAAGCTCTTCGCGGCGGGCGGCCACAAACTTCCCGACGGGATCGAAGACGAGATCGAAGCCGGTCTCGCCGCTCCCGTCACCCGCCCGACCGGCATCGGCGTCGGCCGGGTGAAGGACGTCCCCGACGCGGGTGACCGTTACGTCGAGCACCTGCTGTCGGCCACCCCGCACTCGCTCGAAGGCCTGCGCGTCGTCGTCGACTGCGCCAACGGCGCGTCCTCCTTCGCCGCCCCCGACGTCTATCGCAAGGCAGGCGCCGAGGTCATCGCGATCCACGCCGACCCGGACGGCGTCAACATCAACGAACACTGTGGGTCGAATCACCCGGACGCGTTGCGCGCGGCCGTCGTCGAGCACGGCGCCGACCTCGGGATCGCGCACGACGGTGACGCCGACCGCTGTGTCGCGGTCGACGCCGCGGGTGAACTGATCGACGGCGACCAGATCATGGCCGTCCTCGCGCTCGCCCTCGCCGAGACCGGCGAGCTGACCAAGAACACCCTGGTCGCGACCGTGATGAGCAACCTCGGCCTGCACTTGGCGATGCGCGCACACGGCATCGACCTCGTCACCACCGCCGTCGGCGACCGCTACGTCCTCGAGGAACTCCGCGCGAGCGGGTTCGCGCTCGGCGGCGAGCAGTCGGGCCACGTCGTCCTCCCCGCCTACGCGACCACCGGCGACGGGCTCCTCACCGCCCTGCGCGTGATGAGCCGCATGGCGTCCACCGGCAAGTCGCTCGCCGACCTCGCCGCCGTCATGAACCGCCTGCCGCAGGTGCTGGTGAACGTCCCGGTGGCGGACAAGGCGGCGGTCGCCGTCTCGGCCGCGGTCCGCGACGCCGTCGGCGCCGTCGAAGCCGAACTCGGCGAAGAAGGCCGTGTCCTGCTGCGCCCCTCGGGCACCGAGCAGCTGGTCCGCGTCATGGTCGAGGCCCCCGCGCACGACACCGCGCAGGCGGCCGCGGACAGGCTCGCGGGAGTCGTCTCCTCCGCCTCGTAA
- a CDS encoding DUF4333 domain-containing protein, whose protein sequence is MTEQQPQQPQQWWQPPANPGNQQQGWQQEGQATGPHAGQWQQNDAGAANTGSYTGQWQQQPGVTGSFSGPWQQSAPPAQGTGWQQPQQPPMPQQQDWQAQQQSPGTPPQGQYGGGFQPAQQAQPSQYGGLGAFGTEPAKKPKASKKTLLIGGIAAAVVIGGGVGAWLLGAFAGDTLDQKSVQDGVVRVLNENYGEPDVKNVSCPSGQPVENGATFDCSIDLSGQQKKVTVRVLNTTPEFEVGAPH, encoded by the coding sequence ATGACCGAACAGCAGCCGCAACAGCCGCAGCAGTGGTGGCAGCCCCCGGCGAATCCCGGGAACCAGCAGCAGGGCTGGCAACAGGAAGGCCAGGCCACCGGACCGCATGCCGGGCAGTGGCAGCAGAACGACGCGGGCGCCGCGAACACCGGCTCCTACACCGGGCAATGGCAGCAGCAGCCCGGCGTCACCGGCTCTTTTTCCGGGCCCTGGCAGCAAAGCGCACCCCCGGCGCAGGGCACGGGGTGGCAGCAACCGCAGCAACCGCCTATGCCACAGCAGCAGGATTGGCAAGCACAGCAACAAAGTCCGGGCACTCCCCCGCAGGGTCAGTACGGCGGAGGGTTCCAGCCCGCGCAGCAGGCACAGCCGTCTCAGTACGGCGGGCTCGGCGCCTTCGGGACGGAGCCCGCGAAGAAGCCCAAGGCTTCCAAGAAGACCTTGCTGATCGGCGGGATCGCGGCCGCCGTCGTGATCGGGGGCGGCGTCGGGGCCTGGCTGCTCGGCGCCTTCGCCGGTGACACGCTCGATCAGAAATCGGTCCAGGACGGTGTCGTCCGCGTGCTCAACGAAAACTACGGGGAGCCGGACGTGAAGAACGTGAGCTGTCCTTCCGGCCAACCGGTGGAGAACGGCGCCACGTTCGACTGCTCGATCGACCTTTCGGGACAGCAGAAGAAGGTCACCGTCCGGGTGCTGAACACCACCCCGGAATTCGAGGTCGGCGCGCCGCACTGA
- a CDS encoding type VII secretion target, with amino-acid sequence MAGKGHKVDPAQLNEAAKVLQDLPKQACEGPIGAVEQINLSAASFGPAHGDCFNGYSASIQRLAKCARSYLAASDEFGRKLAASKDLYQSNEDSNAAEMRKH; translated from the coding sequence GTGGCGGGTAAAGGGCACAAGGTCGATCCGGCGCAGCTGAACGAGGCGGCCAAGGTTCTGCAGGATCTGCCCAAGCAGGCCTGTGAAGGGCCGATCGGGGCGGTCGAGCAGATCAACCTGAGCGCGGCGAGCTTCGGTCCGGCACACGGGGACTGCTTCAACGGCTATTCCGCGAGCATCCAGCGCCTGGCGAAATGCGCGCGCAGCTATCTCGCCGCGTCGGACGAGTTCGGGCGCAAACTCGCGGCGTCCAAGGACCTTTACCAGTCCAATGAGGACTCCAACGCCGCCGAGATGAGGAAGCACTGA
- a CDS encoding fatty acyl-AMP ligase produces MPRPEDVPVRSEVPEEVLRTPLVRRLLERADVERPAYTHLDCSNRHEPVEDTLTWAELLVHVRAVAAKLRAVIQPGDRVAITARQDLSYVVAFFGALYAGAVAVPLSAPDVRAHRERLVGVLNDCDADIWLTSEALVERLTEFAATEPVPAPREIIAVDTLPADPADRSLPSPVSPEDPAYLQYTSGTTRSPAGVIVTHRALSAACWQICDAYDVDERTTCVGWIPFFHDMGLAQLLAGTMHSGGRTVFIAPLEFIRRPERWLLLMSSYPNTLTAAPNFAYDLVTEAVPEAKRAEYDLSTVSIALSGSEPVRAATVREFLAAYEPHGFPRGAFRPSYGLAEATVYVASGDSDGPVVTEVDGREVVEIGWPRGQRVRVVPTPDRVLPAKGEVGEIWVKGPNVAAGYWRRPDLTAEVFGAELDGEGGWLRTGDLGTIRDGRLSVTGRIKDLIIIDGRNHSPHDIEETVAASHPLLGPERVAAFSVDGDEGEGVVVVAERARKAPDFDESEIERAATRAVAERHDVRLRAFFLVKPGGLPRTSSGKVARSAARTRYWTADGTESTHGS; encoded by the coding sequence ATGCCGCGGCCGGAGGATGTGCCAGTGCGCTCAGAAGTGCCCGAAGAAGTTCTGCGGACCCCGCTCGTGCGGCGGCTGCTCGAACGCGCCGACGTCGAGCGCCCGGCGTACACGCACCTCGATTGCTCGAACCGGCACGAACCCGTCGAGGACACGCTGACCTGGGCGGAGCTGCTCGTCCACGTCCGGGCGGTCGCGGCGAAGCTGCGTGCGGTGATCCAGCCGGGAGACCGCGTCGCGATCACGGCGCGGCAGGACCTCTCTTATGTCGTCGCGTTCTTCGGCGCGTTGTACGCCGGGGCCGTCGCGGTGCCACTGTCCGCGCCGGACGTCCGCGCTCACCGCGAACGGCTGGTCGGCGTCCTCAACGACTGCGACGCCGACATCTGGCTCACCTCGGAAGCCTTGGTCGAGCGGCTGACGGAGTTCGCCGCGACCGAGCCGGTTCCGGCGCCCCGCGAGATCATCGCCGTCGACACCCTGCCGGCGGATCCGGCGGACCGGTCGCTGCCCTCGCCGGTTTCCCCCGAAGACCCCGCCTACCTGCAGTACACCTCCGGAACGACGCGATCGCCCGCCGGCGTGATCGTCACGCATCGGGCGTTGTCGGCCGCCTGCTGGCAGATCTGCGACGCCTACGACGTCGACGAGCGCACCACGTGCGTCGGCTGGATCCCGTTCTTCCACGACATGGGGCTGGCGCAACTGCTCGCGGGGACGATGCACTCCGGCGGCCGGACGGTGTTCATCGCGCCGCTGGAGTTCATCCGGCGGCCGGAGCGCTGGCTGCTGCTGATGTCGTCCTATCCGAACACGCTCACGGCGGCCCCGAACTTCGCGTACGACCTGGTGACCGAGGCCGTGCCCGAGGCGAAGCGCGCCGAGTACGACCTTTCGACGGTGTCGATCGCGCTCAGCGGCAGTGAACCGGTCCGGGCGGCGACCGTCCGGGAGTTCCTCGCCGCTTACGAACCCCACGGCTTCCCGCGTGGCGCGTTCCGGCCGTCCTACGGTCTGGCCGAGGCCACGGTCTACGTCGCCAGCGGCGATTCCGACGGCCCCGTGGTGACCGAAGTGGACGGCCGGGAGGTCGTCGAGATCGGCTGGCCCAGGGGGCAGCGGGTCCGCGTCGTCCCCACCCCGGATCGCGTTTTGCCCGCTAAAGGCGAAGTGGGCGAGATCTGGGTGAAGGGGCCCAACGTGGCGGCTGGGTACTGGCGGCGTCCGGACTTGACCGCCGAGGTGTTCGGCGCCGAACTCGACGGCGAGGGCGGCTGGCTCCGCACCGGCGACCTCGGCACGATCCGCGACGGCAGGCTCTCGGTGACCGGCCGCATCAAGGACCTGATCATCATCGACGGCCGTAACCACAGCCCGCACGACATCGAGGAGACGGTCGCCGCCTCGCATCCCCTTCTCGGGCCCGAGCGGGTCGCCGCATTCTCGGTCGACGGTGACGAAGGCGAGGGCGTCGTCGTGGTCGCCGAGCGCGCCCGGAAGGCCCCCGACTTCGACGAGTCCGAGATCGAGCGAGCCGCCACACGTGCCGTCGCCGAGCGGCACGACGTGCGTCTCCGCGCGTTCTTCCTGGTGAAACCCGGCGGCCTGCCGCGGACCTCCAGCGGCAAGGTCGCGCGTTCCGCGGCCAGAACGCGGTACTGGACGGCGGATGGGACAGAATCCACCCATGGCAGCTGA
- a CDS encoding WXG100 family type VII secretion target, with translation MGEMKVDYATIHAAADDCKTTGGELESLFGQLKSDLAPLVNTWDGDAKTAYMAAQQEWDNKFEELKQLLAQVAGVLPQLADGYQATEQGVTGLF, from the coding sequence ATGGGCGAGATGAAGGTCGATTACGCCACGATCCACGCGGCGGCCGACGACTGCAAGACCACCGGTGGCGAGCTGGAGTCCCTCTTCGGGCAGCTGAAGAGCGACCTGGCCCCGCTGGTCAACACCTGGGACGGTGACGCGAAGACCGCGTACATGGCCGCTCAGCAGGAGTGGGACAACAAGTTCGAGGAGCTCAAGCAGCTGCTCGCGCAGGTCGCCGGCGTGCTGCCGCAGCTGGCCGACGGCTACCAGGCCACGGAGCAGGGCGTCACCGGCCTGTTCTGA